The Ipomoea triloba cultivar NCNSP0323 chromosome 14, ASM357664v1 region AGTGTCAGTTTTCATACAAAAAATAACTCGAGCATATCCAATGGCTATGCGACATCTCAGCCAAGACGAGATGCTGATCTGGTTCCGGACCATATCGAAAATTCTGTGCTTCATTCTGTTGGAGTAAACCAACTATGTAATGGAGTAGAAATGCATCTGAAATCGAGCCCAGTTCTTGATTCCTTATCAGATGCATGTGGACCGCCAAGGAAAAATATCGGTTGCACACAGTCAGCTGCGAGTGCGTTTCCAAATGTCGAGTCTTCTAAACAGgaggcttcttcttcttctggtgCGGTGAACCATTTGCTTGCAACACATCCTTCAGATAACAAAAGTGTGGAGTTTCAGCTGGATGGGATTAGGGGAATggaagaaaatgatttattcCAAGCACTTGGCATTATTATGCCACAACATAACGAGAATCTGAGTTCACCAAAGTGCATTCCTGATTTTAGTTATGATGTTAAACACGAATATGGAGTGCAGACCGCATCGTTGGATGATGAGCATGATAATACGTTTTTCCAAGATCACTCGGGGGATGACCTTTTCGATATTCTGGGAGCTGATTTTAAGAATAAACTACTAAATGGTAACTGGAATGATCTCCAAAGTAGTGGGCAGGACACGATAACAATGGATATGCGCAAGAACCCTTCTACATCTATGATTAGTAAGGACGCCTCTTCAACTGTCAACCAAGGGAAGTTGGACACTGGTATTGTCCCAATGTCTTCAGTTGATCATCTCTTAGATTCTTTGGCCTCGAGCCCTCCTGCCAAGAAAAGCTTGGATGATAATGTTTCTTGCTGGACCACGCTGACGAATATGAGTAGCTCCTCTGGTCCCAGTGCTTCGTGCTCCTATGGTCAAGTATCAATGCCTATTGAAATACACGGGGGATTAGTTGGTTTCCCCAGGTCTCTTACGGACTCTGCTATTATGGGCTCTTGCTCTTTTGGATCGGAGTCTTCGAAGGAAACTGCTGGAGTATTTTTGCACAGTAGTTCGATTTATGGATCGCAGATAAGTTCGTGGATGGAACAGGGGCACGACATGAAGAAGAGTACTAGTGTTTCGACAGCACAATCTAAGAAGCATGATGAAACAAGCAAAACAAGTCGAAAAAGGCTGAAACCAGGAGAGAATCCTAGGCCTAGGCCAAAAGATCGCCAAATGATTCAAGATCGTTTGAAAGAGTTGCGAGAAATTGTGCCTAATGGAGCAAAGGTATTGCATCTCGAACAATGCTTTTGGTTGTGTTTTCTTTGctattcaatataatttttggCTCTAATATGTCCATTTGTTTCCAATGCGTTTAACAGTGTAGCATTGATTCACTTCTGGAACGGGCTATCAAGCATATGCTTTTCTTGCAGAGCATCGCAAAACACGCAGATAAACTAAAACAGATTGGAGAGTTGAAGGTGTGGCACTTACTCCTTTAGTCGCCTATTGTTAGACCAACTATATGATGTACGGTGAATTTATGTTTGAGGTTTCGAATAACCACTCTTATTTTCTCGAGCTGCTGCAGATCATTAGTACAGAAGGCGGGCTATGCTTGAAAGATAATTTTGATGGAGGGGCTACATGGGCATACGAGGTTGGCTCTCAGTCTATGGTCTGCCCTATCATTATTGAGGATCTGAACGAGCCTCGTCAAATGCTCGTGAAGGTTGATGTTTGTTGCATCTTCTGTAGTCCTCTTAGCTGATTCAATACCCTGACCATCCATGCATATGATTAGAAACTTATTTCTCATTGTGGTCTGAATGCACTTATGCAGATGCTTTGTGAGGAACGAGGCTTATTCTTGGAAATCGCTGATGTTATTCGAGGTTTAGGATTAACTATCTTGATAGGAGTCATTGAAACAAGGAACGAGAAGATATGGGCACGATTTGCTGTTGAGGTACACACTCTACCTTAGTTTGATCTGTTTTAGTCTGCTCCAAAATGTTGTCAACTTAAGCATTATTATGCAAAAAGAGTACTGTTTGGTTCTTGATCTTGGTAAGACGAAAAACCTCTAGATTCTTGCTTACATTTCTTTGCccacaaaaggcgaaattcCCTCGCCCCTCAGGTCCCCTCACACCCTGACCCAACAGGATAGTGGATgggtaaatcacggtaactcagCAACCCATTTGGTGGGAGGACCTGCCGACCTGCCCACAAGGAGCCTACCACATTGGATGTAACTCTCATATTGTGGCTGTCAAGGCTCGATATTGTGTCCTTGTCGACAATCTACCACTTAGGAACTAATTGAGCTGTCCGTTTCCTGATGCAGGCTAACAGAGATGTTACAAGGATGGAGATATTCGTGTCGCTTGTTCGCCTCTTGGAGCAAACAACAAACGGAGCAGAACCATCCAACGCGAACGAACTTGAATCCGTTAAGGATCATCAGTTCAACCATGGCGCTCCAATACCAACAACGACGGGTCAGGCTCGAATGTTGCAGTGAGATCCTATGAACTACTTGTTGTGTCTGGATATGTTGAGAGCCAGCTCAAAATGTGTTGCTAGCTATGACTAACTTGTCCAGACAGATACTACTGCTGCTACTGGTGATCCAACTGAGGAGATGAATGTGTgcttttttccttttcccttttaCCAAGTACATATATTGTAGCAATCAAATGGCATAGGAACATATAATCAGTGGCAGGGCTGTTGACTGCATATTTGTTCATTTCAATTAAATGTTCATCAAGATGCATCTCCAATgtctctttccttttctttttctttttatttttattttttgtttgtgtgATCTGTACTCGTATCTGCATCCTGCGGTATATAATAATCCAGTTGAACTTTGGTTGGGTCTTATTCAAAGCAACTCTATTAACGTCGGGATAGATTACTCTAGTTTGAACTTTGATTGTACGTGCCTTAGTTAAAGCAACTCGATCTTCTAAAGGCGTTGTTGCGTACATATAGTCATAGACCGTCAAAATAGTTATATGTAAGGGAGTTGTTGCAAATACATAGACCGTAAAACTAGTTATTTGTTAGAAATCGTCATTAGAGGCAGGAAACCATAAACCAATCCATattaaccaacatggttggcgtggtggttcagcacctcgtTCCTAAGTATGAGGTTGGGGGTTCAATCCCCACACATGTGAATGgctaccacttagtgtgctgacaGTTGGGACGAGTGTTAGTCTTTTAACTGTCGGCTGGAGGGATATCTTTGGgcaaaccgaaaaaaaaaaaaaccaatccATATTAATGTAGGCATGTAGCCAAATTATAGATTTGAATTATATTCTGCACCACAAGCTTATACTCTAAAATCCTAAATGCATCATACCACCACAATTTTATAAACGAGCTCAATTTTCATTATATACGAGTCTTTAAGATTAATATTATACAAAACAATTATAagtcataatattttaaaatatctacTTAAATAAACCTAATAAGAGCTAGTAAAGTTAGGCCTATACtcgaaattaaaaaatgttgtccaattgtttgttaaaaggAATTGTTCAtactattttgattttagtattttttttaattttttctattttaccctctattatattatttacttttccTAAATACTCCAGCATTCCGCGAGTGTGGACTTTAGTTGATATAGGATATACATGGGTTACACAGTTCAGATACGGTCAAAagtattttattgattataaacCGGATACAAGTGTGTTATATCCTAAGTAACTAGCATGGTCAACGTGatagtgggtcagaggttcccgagCTACTAAGCTATTTAAGAGAGAAAATAACCAAAAGTCCTCATTCCAGCATTAAGTGTTGTATTTATAGGGTGCCAGGGGACAGGCACCGGCCCTACGGCATGGACACCGCGTGGCGGTTATGCACAGGGCCAAACGCAGGTCCACTGTCTTTAATCCAAGTGCCCAGCAATTAAGCGCCACGGTGGAGGAGGATGTGCTCTAAGGTAAGAAGGCCGGGCCGGTCAATCTCGAGAGATTCCCTCGAATCGCGCACTGTATGCCCCCAAAGGAGGGCGGTCGGGAGGTTAAAGGTTAGATAGACCGATTGATGCGAGATCCGGTTTTGCCATGCTTTCCAGTTCAGGGACCGACCATAGTACAATCACGATTCCCGGGTAATGATCCCCATCATTAGTAACGAAATATTCCGTtaataactatttattattcttaacttactcattggtTTCTTTaagaaggtcttaggttcgaaccttgaacataaattatgaatatgttagagtgtaataaaataaatacaatataaaatttagcatgaactttggtcaattaattagtatatatatatatatatatatatatcattcaaagtttttttttttgaaaccaaacaGATATATTAAATCATTCCGAAGACAAGATATTACAGATAAAGTCAGGAGGGTTTGAAAACCACTCCGCACAACCAGACAAAGAAACAGATTGCTTTGCAATAGCGTGTGCTGCCTGATTCGCTGATCGTTTCGCAAAACATAAAAACACATGAGAAAAACAACTCAATAagtttttaatatcattaacaACTAAGTGGAAAGATGATGCTCCGGTGACTTGATTAAAGCTTTGCACAACCTTGAGCGAGTCGGTTTCCACTTGGACATTATTCATGTTCATCTCTTTGATCCATCCCAAAGCTTCTCGGATTGCCACAGCCTCAGCCTCTCTCCGAGTGAAAATGCCCCTCCATTTGGTAGCCTTTGTTGCTATGAACCCCCCTTCATCATATCTAATTATGCAGTCAAAACCCATCATGTTGTTTTTGAAGTCAATGGCCGCATCAACATTCAACTTGAGGTAGCCTTCCCGTGGTTTATTCCACTTTGTGCAGTACTTCTCCGGGACTTTTTCGGTAATGGTGGACGATTCTTGCACCCATTCCTTCAGAAAAATCTTGGCCTTTGTCGCTGCCACTAACGTTAAAATTGGGTTTCTATCATTCGAGATCTTCTCGTTTCTTTGTTTCCACAATTCTCAGCAAGATGTTATGAAGACATGCAACTATGTAGCAATGAGACATTTTGAATTGAAGCTGAACCATTCATGGAATATTTGTGTTGATGAGGACTGAAAAGTATACCCCAGGAGGCTCCATAAATCCTTAGCATAACTACAATCCACAAAAAGGTGCCAGATGGATTCTTGTTTCGAAGAGCACATAGGACACAGGTTATCACAATTTACCCTTCTGCTTATCAGTAAATCTTTGGTAGGGAGACAACTGGAGCAAGCTTGCCAAAAGAACATTTTCACCTTCGGTGGCAACTTTAATTTCCAGAATGAGGCCCATTGTTTCTTATCCTCTTGGCGAAGGTCCCCAAACAAAACCCTGTAACAGCTCTTCATAGTAAAACTACCATCCTCCTCAGGTGACCAGATCAACTTGTCTTGAGTTTGTTGCTTAGGCAGGGGGATTTTTAAGATTAAATCAGAGTCCTTACTGTTAAAGATGGCTCTAATGGTCTCCTCATCCCAATTACAATCTGAAGAGTCTTTGAGGGTGTCAACTATAGCATTTTTAACAGGGGATATGGGAATGTTGTTACATATTGATTTAAACGATCAGGGATCCACGCACTTATCCTTGTAAACATGTATCGTGTTACCTCTGCCCACTCTCCACCTGCTATGAGTCTTGATTAGCTCTTGGGTTCCTAGAAGACTGCGGATTCAGGATAATTTATAAGTCTCCATTACATAACATGGCAAGGTTAAAAAGTCTGAGATTACAGAATCCCAACCTTCTCCATTCCTTTGGAGCACACATATTCCCCTAACTTTTCAAGTGAATGCCCTTATTTTTTGTCTCGTTCCCCTTCCACCAGTAAGCATTCATGGTAGTCTCAATATCTTTTACAAACTCTTTGGGAAGAAGAAACACTCCCATGGCATAAGAAGGTATGGCTTggataatacttttgaggagaACTTCCCTCCCTGCTCTAGAAAGAAACCTTTGATTCCACCCCCGGATTCTCCCTAAGATTCTATCCTTCATGAAACCAAAAATCTGTCTTTTGTTCCTCCCAATCATCAGGGGTAAACCCAGGTAATTACCATTCCCCTCAGTCCTTCTAACCTCTAGTAACTCACCCACCCTCTCCCTCAACTCCTCCCTAACATTTCCACTAAAAGAAAGGGATGATTGATCAAAATTGACAATCTGGCCAGAAGCTGTAGCATACTGGTTTAAAAGATGTTTTAGGTTGGCAGTTTCAGTAAGGTTGGCTTTGAAAAAGATAAAGCTGTCATCAACAAAAAAACAAGTGTGAAATGGTAGGGGCTTACCGAGCTATAGATATCCCATAATTTTCCTCTCACTCTCGTACCTTCTCATCAGTGCACTAAAACCTTTAACAACAATCCGAAACAAATAAGGGAAAATGGGGTCTCCTTGACGAAGGCCTCACTTTGGGGTGATAGGGCCTACTTCCTCCCCTTGATTTAACACAAAGTATTCAACAGTTGATACATAATGCATAACAAGATTTATCCATCTTCTGCTAAAACCCATTTTCTACATTATAGCCCGGAGAAAAGACCATTCAACTTTGTCGTAGACCTTGCTCATATCAAGTTTTAGAGCAGCAAAGCTCACCCTACCCTGAGTTTTTCGTTTCAAGAAATGTTGCATCTCAAAGACTACCATGATATTGTCAGTAATAAGCCTACCTAGAACAAAAGCACTCTGATTGTCAAAGATCAAATTGTTAAGAATAGGTTTCAGTCTATTTGTAATAGCCTTGGTGATAATTTTGTAAGCCACAGTGCAAAGGGCAATTGGTCTAAGATCGGCCATGGTTTTGGGTTTGGATTTTTTGGGAATTAAAACAATGTGGGTTTGATTTAAGCCCTTTGGGAGATAACCAGTATTGAGGAAATCATTACATAAGCTCACTAAACTCTCCCCAACTATATCCCAGTAGGTATGAAAAAAGCCTAGGTTTAAGCAATCGATACTTGGGCTTTTGTCCGGGTGCATGCCGAAGGCAGCTTCTTTGACTTCTTCCTTAGTAAAATCCCTCAAGAGCAATTGATTTTGCATATCAGAGACACTTTGTAATTGACACTGGAGGACCAGATGGTGATCACCTGCAGAGCTTGTGAATAAACTGATGAAATAGTCCTTAATTAACCAGTTCATATCCTGACCTTGGTTAATCTAGACTCCTTCTTCATTTCGCAATCTAAGAAAAGTGTTGTTTCTACCTCTCTATGCTACCACCCATGGAAGTATTTGGAATTGACGTCACCACCCTTGTACCAGAATGTTTTCGCTCTCTGTCTCCAGAACTGGTTCTGCTGCTCCAATAGTTGAATGAAATATATCTGGGGTTCTCGAAAATTCTTGCACTCCGAGAGCATCCGTTCTACCTCTAAGATGCTCCATTTGTTTTTTTGCTTGTTTCAatttttggttgaaaattgCAATTATAGTTCTTCCCCCATTTCAAGATTACTGAGCTGCATACGTCAAATCTAGAGCAAAGATTTTGCCCCACTATAATTTTCCAACTATTGTCGACAATAGCTCTGCATTGCTTCTCCTTGTACCAACAATTTTCAAACCGAAATCTCCTCCTCTTAGTTGTTCGAACAGTAGGGATCGACCAAATCACCAAAGAGAGATGATCACTGAGTGTTGCTTCAATAGAATTAGCCCTAGCTTCACCAAAGATATCAAGCCATTTATCATTTACCAATATGCGATCCAACTTCTCTCTAACTCAATTCGGATTCCCCCtctaggggtgagcaaaaaaaaCCGAACAAACCAAAAAACCGATGACCGAAAACCGAACCGACGGAATATTTCGATTTTCGGTTCAGATCGGTTATTAAGGTAAACCGAAGATAAATCTAaagaatacacacacacacacacaaagttaCTAACATACTgtaatttgcaaaaaaaaaaaagaaaaaaaaagaaaaaaatataccgtacagtgtttatatatatacactactgtacatattttcatacatacatacatattataatgaatatactatacatattatagtatacatattatattttaagttaCACGGTAGTACGTATTGGATTGCACGACATTTGTTAatcatataatgtataaaaatagtTCATTTATATCTCACTAAACTACTATTGTACTAGaggacattaattttaattcattataaatactaagatattctttttctttttcccttaataATGTAGTCTTTTAGCAttagtcaaataaaaaaaaaaattaattaagctattttactaaaaaaaatcagttaTTGATGTTGTGAGTAtgtggtgagggtgaatgtgtGATGGaatgtgataaaacgaagagtcaagactccccgagtgtcgtatctctcaaggatggcgaatgggaaccgaatttatgttggcatttatgaggttgaaaggtaagagttgcaagaatcatagggagtggttttgttcatggttgatTTTGTGAAGGGTTTGAAGGTAAGATTAAGGTAGAAAatacaaaaaggaaaagaagggGAATGCATGCCGATGCTAAGCCAAacgattgattatcgtaggtagcttggaattgggttttgggattgaataagggagtcacggtattggtaccgagtggagtcacactcagactctcaatcctcattcggttgaggcattttatcgaacacctagcctaccactcctctcggatctcgtcctttcggactaagagcggaaatatagatgagttgggctcgtgagaggccgctatcgcgcactctctcacttccactcggttcactaactatcccggccggaaatagaagcaaagtttgaacaacatcatccatacaaacatcaatcatactacCACAATTCTCAAGATCATAGGACAAGATTTAAACATCAATCAATTggttaacaagggcacacacacccaaactacactACTCTAGCATAGAAAGcattaataacaacaaaataaactAAGCAAGAATGtaaaagatcaaactttataataaaagaagtatATTACCTAAAGAAAGCTTTAAAtctacatcatcttcttcttcatatcCTAAActaatctattctaaggaggtGTATATGTCTTCCTCCCTAAAGGGGAAGAAATTAGAAAGAAAACTATTTCTAGAGATTATTGGGTGCCTCCTCCTCAAGGTCTTGGAATAATGAGCTTTATATagtgggaacaaaataggggcaagatagacaTTTTTCCCGCAGCAGAATTTTAGGGCTgtcacagggctctcgacgcgtcgagccctgaagaAACTTTCCGCGATCTATCCACACGcttggtggagggcgtggggagctactggaattattccacgtccatccacacgcgtgtgaggctcctgcttcatggtttcttcattttctgctcagttttggccttaagtcctccttttggctgtaaAATAGCTTAAAAACATCTTTCATGATCGTGTTAAAGGTTTTTGGTCACATCcgagtcttaatgcatgaaatccttatgaaatgggtagtaaactatacaattctagcccgtaaatgacccttaaaatagactattcttggtgcttatcagttATATTTAACCGACTGAAACCGACCAAAAACCGTCGGTTTCGGTTATATCGGTTATGAATGTTGGTCGGTCGGTTTTCGGTCGATTATGAAGGTTCGGTTAAAAGTTCGGTTATTTCGATTATTAACCGAAaaccgaccgatgctcacccctatcCCTCTCCCTCTTTCCCAGGTAAATTGATATCCATGAAACTCGAAGTTCTTGAGCCCACTGCTCTTTACAGCCTCCTTGAAACCTTCCATAAGCCAAAGGGGAAGAGGGCAATTACCAATATTCTCGGCTGGGTGTAAAATGTTATTGAAATTGCCCATCGCAATCCATGGGAGATCGCTCTAAACGGAGAGATTCTTAAGGAGATTCCATGAGTAGTGCTTTCTGTGTCTCTCTTGGCAACCATAGAAGTCGGTGAAATGCCAGACATGAGGGGAGTTGTTTAGAGTCGTCGCATCAATATTATTCGAAGAGAAGGTTGTAATGGAAACATCGACATCTTTCTTCCAAAGTAATGCTAAACCGCCTCTCAGCCCAATGCTTGGTTTCCATTAAGAACAAAATAACTGGCTTCTTAGATTGGACCAGGTCCAATAAGACTTGAATTGTCGCCTGGTTACCAAGCCTGTGGCAGTTCCAAGATAAGAGACTCATTGTTGTAGGCGGGCCTGAGGAACAGGTCCCGCCTCTAACACGTTTTTTGGCCCATCCAAAATAATTTACTCACACATTGTTCCCCTTCATGGGCTTTATTAAGCCTAAAAATATCTATCCTTTTCCTCTTCTGTTCTTGGGTAATGGTTTCTGGACAAGGTGGGTTGGGCCCCATGGTAGCATTTCTTCCTTGGTTTTGAAGAAAAGCCTAGACGGATTGGGGATCGATAATTTGCTGGACATGAGGAATAGTAAAGGGACCGCTGGGTAAAGCCTCTGTTTCTCCTATTAAATGCACCTCCTACTCATTGTCTTTGTTCTCATTAATGGCATTAAACACCTCTGCAGAGATACTTTCACGCAATACCTCATTCTCTGATGAAACCTGTTGTTGACTTTCTGTCTCAATGGATGAGGTACTGTTACATTCCTTTTCTATCCGTCTCCTTGGACGCTCTGTCAAAATCCACTGTTGTCCCATTGCCGGCAGTTTGCGACGGCCTTGAGCTCTCATTTTCGGTCCAAAGGGTTTCTCCGATGTTTGTTGCTGGGGTTCAAGCATCTTTAGGCAATATTTCTCCGCATGGCCGATCAATCCACACGAAAAACAAAAGGAAGGTAGTCTTTCATACTTGAAATCTACCCATATTACTTCGCCTCTAGGGGGTTTCGCCTTCATCCGACGCCTCAAGGGACGCGTAATATCCAGACCAACATGGACACATATGAAAGCCTTCCACATGCCATCTAGTTGGCTCGAGTTAGTTCTTTTGTAGTTCCCCAACATCGTGCCGATGGTTTGAGCTGTTCTCTCATTTTGAAGTTTCTAAGGAATGTTATAGATTTGGACATAGAAATCTGCATGTTCAAGCTTGGCTTCAAACGGAGATTTGTTGTCGCCAGGTGTTCTTAAAACAAGGAGGCTTTGCTCATATGACCACGGTCCATCTTCCAGAACCCGATTCACGTGGATTtcatgaaaaaaatgaaatagaaacagATTGGTCGAGACTTCTTTGACTAACATTCCTTTTGCAGGTGTCCAAACATAGTCCATAGTGTCTCTAAAATAGCTGAACTTAGCTAGTCGTTCACTTAGGAGTTTTCCCACAAGGGTGAATGCTGGATCTTCAAAGATTtcatcttgattttcttcctcAAGAGAGACCTCAATGTCTTCATCATCGTATAGAGAGAGGTTTGTACAGTGTTCCTCCAGGTTAAAGGGATTCCTGCTGCTGGAAGCCATAGTAGGAGAAGGGGAATCAGAGATACAAGGGGAGCAAGGGAATATTACCAATAGAAAACCAAAGCAAAAGATGAGTTGATGAGATGAGATGACACATTCCTTGAGAAGTTAAAGACAGCTGCCAAACGGTGAGAGTAAATGCTGATGCTCCGAGGTAGATGAGAAGGGTGAGGGTAATTAATGTTGCCAGGAGGAAAAAATACACGAGAAAATAGGTTTACAATAACTCAATACAAAAACAACCGGGTAACATGAGAGAAAGAGATAAAGgcaaataagaagaggaaaaaactTGCCATGCAGACAAGGTGTAGAAACTTGTCATGTAGACAAGGAGGAAAAAGCAAGGGTGATTACACTTGCCGGAATTCACTCGCTGggttctcttttctcttttctcttttatgGGTTGTCGTGTTTCTTAGAGATCAACTCACATATGAAGTATATAACATTCAAAGTTAAGcatcaaatattacaaataaagaatcttgaaaatcattttcttgcattttttaaaacaaatctaGGTTAAGTCTCTTTtatatttacttaattaatcttcttttgattatttagaacaagactcaatattattttaattatgcttttgcaataatgatttagttcattatgttattaatattttttgtctgTATTTGtataatggtacaattgtatattactttac contains the following coding sequences:
- the LOC116004614 gene encoding transcription factor LHW-like; protein product: MGYLLKQALKTLCGVNRWSYAVFWKIGCQNPKLLIWEECYYEPQVSSCGIQQVESSKLAFNNWGACWASDEVLNSRPVQAGEGVQPLVNKMMMENQFKVVGEGLAGRAAVTGHHQWILSQGNSREAYPLEVLKELSQQFSAGIETIAVIPVLPHGVVQLGSYKVVMENMFFVNNVRMTICQLGCIPGVLLSGEDAMREPAQNIGVPIHVGNSISEDFVGRSKVLDSVPIAYRNSETNLVLSEMHVGQTSSSFVRQNTGDLCSSDATFGDTRNSQSFVEYHDDHCQSKARPLMKPNFSPKDQLVYEVTKAEVLPSNPNAWSNQQAYFYVPGPPFDQQSPFESMTVDSGSLRLTKEEMLSNASVSFHTKNNSSISNGYATSQPRRDADLVPDHIENSVLHSVGVNQLCNGVEMHLKSSPVLDSLSDACGPPRKNIGCTQSAASAFPNVESSKQEASSSSGAVNHLLATHPSDNKSVEFQLDGIRGMEENDLFQALGIIMPQHNENLSSPKCIPDFSYDVKHEYGVQTASLDDEHDNTFFQDHSGDDLFDILGADFKNKLLNGNWNDLQSSGQDTITMDMRKNPSTSMISKDASSTVNQGKLDTGIVPMSSVDHLLDSLASSPPAKKSLDDNVSCWTTLTNMSSSSGPSASCSYGQVSMPIEIHGGLVGFPRSLTDSAIMGSCSFGSESSKETAGVFLHSSSIYGSQISSWMEQGHDMKKSTSVSTAQSKKHDETSKTSRKRLKPGENPRPRPKDRQMIQDRLKELREIVPNGAKCSIDSLLERAIKHMLFLQSIAKHADKLKQIGELKIISTEGGLCLKDNFDGGATWAYEVGSQSMVCPIIIEDLNEPRQMLVKMLCEERGLFLEIADVIRGLGLTILIGVIETRNEKIWARFAVEANRDVTRMEIFVSLVRLLEQTTNGAEPSNANELESVKDHQFNHGAPIPTTTGQARMLQ